A part of Streptomyces sp. DSM 40750 genomic DNA contains:
- a CDS encoding DUF4097 family beta strand repeat-containing protein has product MPSFDTPEPISVTAYVYAGSIQFTTGDRLDTVVEVRPRDPKKDLDVRTADQTEVAYASGVLTVTTPKANLLGRGGTVDVTVDLPTGSNIDITGPGARVLGEGRLGKVRVTTSAGDVRLDTTGPLHLKASHGSTTVERVEGLAEITSSTGNVRVGLVDGPAVLKNSHGTTTIGVVTGELRMSGANGVVDIARAEASVTGTTTNGLLRVAEVARGTVQLETSNGSIEVGVREGTAAWLDVSSNRGQVRNALAASEAPDQAEDTVKVRARTNWGNIDVLRAKA; this is encoded by the coding sequence ATGCCTTCTTTCGACACCCCCGAACCGATTTCGGTCACCGCCTACGTGTACGCCGGTTCCATCCAGTTCACCACGGGCGACCGCCTCGACACCGTCGTCGAGGTGCGGCCCCGCGACCCGAAGAAGGACCTGGACGTACGGACAGCCGACCAGACCGAGGTCGCCTACGCGAGCGGCGTCCTGACCGTCACCACGCCCAAGGCCAATCTGCTCGGGCGCGGTGGCACCGTCGATGTGACGGTGGACCTGCCCACAGGCTCGAACATCGACATCACCGGTCCCGGGGCCAGGGTGCTCGGCGAGGGTCGGCTCGGCAAGGTCCGGGTGACGACCTCGGCGGGTGACGTCCGCCTCGACACGACCGGCCCGCTGCACCTGAAGGCGTCGCACGGCTCGACCACCGTTGAGCGGGTCGAGGGCCTGGCCGAGATCACCAGCAGCACGGGCAACGTGCGCGTCGGCCTCGTCGACGGCCCCGCCGTCCTGAAGAACTCGCACGGCACCACGACCATCGGCGTCGTGACCGGCGAGCTGCGGATGAGTGGCGCCAACGGCGTCGTCGACATCGCGCGCGCCGAGGCGTCGGTCACCGGCACCACGACCAACGGCTTGCTTCGCGTCGCCGAAGTCGCTCGCGGCACCGTCCAGTTGGAGACCTCCAACGGCTCCATCGAGGTCGGTGTCCGCGAGGGCACCGCCGCCTGGCTCGACGTCAGCTCCAACCGCGGGCAGGTACGCAACGCGCTCGCCGCGTCCGAGGCCCCGGATCAAGCCGAGGACACCGTCAAGGTCCGCGCACGGACCAACTGGGGCAACATCGACGTCCTCCGCGCCAAGGCCTGA
- a CDS encoding M28 family metallopeptidase codes for MRPTRRTLLTASAAAGMSAAAGAAASPAAADETTEVKEAAETAEAPETQEAAEAGEAAGSRKQPATAQRPTPELRALLREIDPARIEATVRKLVSFGTRHTLSAQDDPVRGIGAARDWIFEELKSYAAASAGRMTVELQSYVQEPAPRIPTATRITNVVATLRGALTPDRIHVVSGHYDSRVTDVMDATSDAPGADDDASGVAVAMELARVMARRRPASTIVFAAVAGEEQGLYGAAHMARRYREAGADVQAMFTNDIVGSSTADDGDKDPYTIRLFAEGVPSSETPEQAAVRRSVGGENDSPSRQLARFVRDVADNDATAMHVRVIHRRDRYRRGGDHIPFLERGYPAARFTEPAEDFAHQHQDVRVENGTQYGDLPDFCDFAYTARVAKVNAATLWTLAQAPGTPRDVKILTSDLTNSTRLTWPRGPEPDLAGYEVVWRETSAAEWTHVIPAGDVTSYEVDLSKDNVFFGVRAVNRAGLRSAVSFPVPA; via the coding sequence ATGCGCCCCACGAGACGAACGCTCCTGACGGCATCGGCGGCGGCGGGCATGTCGGCCGCGGCGGGGGCGGCGGCGAGTCCGGCGGCCGCGGACGAAACGACGGAAGTGAAGGAAGCGGCGGAAACGGCGGAGGCGCCGGAAACGCAGGAAGCGGCGGAAGCAGGCGAAGCGGCGGGCTCCCGAAAACAACCCGCCACCGCCCAGCGCCCCACCCCCGAACTCCGCGCCCTGTTACGGGAGATCGACCCCGCCCGCATCGAGGCGACGGTCCGCAAGCTCGTCTCCTTCGGCACCCGGCACACCCTCTCCGCCCAGGACGACCCGGTGCGTGGCATAGGCGCCGCCCGGGACTGGATCTTCGAGGAGCTGAAGTCGTACGCGGCGGCCTCCGCAGGCCGCATGACGGTCGAGCTCCAGTCGTACGTCCAGGAACCGGCCCCACGCATCCCCACCGCGACCCGCATCACGAACGTCGTCGCGACTCTGCGCGGCGCGCTGACCCCGGACCGGATCCACGTCGTGTCCGGCCACTACGACTCCCGCGTCACGGACGTCATGGACGCGACCTCCGACGCCCCCGGCGCGGACGACGACGCGTCCGGCGTCGCCGTCGCCATGGAACTGGCCCGGGTGATGGCCCGCCGCCGCCCCGCCTCGACGATCGTGTTCGCGGCGGTGGCGGGGGAGGAGCAGGGCCTGTACGGGGCGGCGCACATGGCACGGCGGTACAGGGAGGCCGGGGCGGACGTCCAGGCCATGTTCACCAACGACATCGTCGGCAGCTCGACGGCGGACGACGGCGACAAGGACCCGTACACGATCCGCCTCTTCGCCGAGGGCGTCCCGTCCTCGGAGACCCCCGAACAGGCCGCGGTCCGCCGCTCGGTCGGCGGCGAGAACGACTCCCCGTCCCGCCAGCTCGCCCGCTTCGTCCGCGACGTGGCCGACAACGACGCCACCGCCATGCACGTCCGCGTCATCCACCGCCGCGACCGCTACCGCCGCGGCGGCGACCACATCCCCTTCCTCGAACGCGGCTACCCCGCCGCCCGCTTCACCGAGCCCGCGGAGGATTTCGCCCACCAGCACCAGGACGTACGCGTCGAGAACGGCACGCAGTACGGCGACCTCCCGGACTTCTGCGACTTCGCGTACACGGCCCGCGTGGCCAAGGTGAACGCCGCGACCCTCTGGACCCTTGCCCAGGCCCCCGGCACCCCGCGCGACGTCAAGATCCTCACCTCCGACCTGACCAACTCCACCCGCCTCACCTGGCCCCGAGGCCCGGAACCCGACCTCGCGGGCTACGAAGTGGTCTGGCGCGAGACGTCGGCCGCCGAGTGGACCCACGTCATACCGGCCGGCGACGTCACGTCGTACGAGGTGGACCTGTCCAAGGACAACGTCTTCTTCGGCGTGCGGGCGGTGAACCGGGCGGGCCTACGCAGCGCAGTGTCCTTTCCGGTGCCCGCGTAA
- a CDS encoding ATP-binding cassette domain-containing protein translates to MPSSVMSTTRHSDGPSPRAAVSAVGLRKSYGEKTVLDGIDLRIPAGSVFALLGPNGAGKTTAVKILSTLITADGGQAQVAGHDVATSPDGVRAAIGVTGQFSAVDGLITGEENMLLMADLHHLSKREGRRVTAELLERFDLTEAAKKPASTYSGGMKRRLDIAMTLVGSPRIIFLDEPTTGLDPRSRHNMWQIIRELVTGGVTVFLTTQYLEEADELADRIAVLNDGRIAAEGTAEELKRLIPGGHVRLRFSDPSAYQSAAVALREATRDDEALALQIPSDGSQRELRSVLDWLDAAGVEADELTVHTPDLDDVFFALTSSSTTVPTQPNQPKENVR, encoded by the coding sequence ATGCCTTCATCTGTCATGTCCACGACCAGGCACAGCGACGGTCCATCGCCGCGCGCCGCCGTCTCCGCCGTCGGTCTGCGCAAGTCGTACGGCGAGAAGACCGTCCTCGACGGCATCGATCTGCGCATCCCGGCCGGGTCCGTGTTCGCGCTGCTCGGGCCGAACGGCGCCGGCAAGACCACCGCCGTGAAGATCCTGTCCACGCTCATCACCGCCGACGGCGGGCAGGCCCAGGTCGCGGGCCACGACGTCGCCACGTCACCGGACGGGGTGCGTGCCGCGATCGGTGTCACCGGGCAGTTCTCCGCCGTCGACGGCCTCATCACCGGCGAGGAGAACATGCTCCTCATGGCGGACCTGCACCACCTGTCCAAGCGCGAAGGGCGGCGGGTCACCGCCGAATTACTGGAGCGGTTCGACCTCACCGAGGCCGCGAAGAAGCCCGCCTCGACCTACTCCGGCGGCATGAAGCGCCGCCTCGACATCGCCATGACCCTGGTCGGCAGCCCTCGGATCATCTTCCTCGACGAGCCCACCACCGGCCTCGACCCCCGCTCCCGCCACAACATGTGGCAGATCATCCGCGAACTGGTCACGGGCGGCGTCACCGTCTTCCTCACCACCCAGTACCTGGAGGAGGCCGACGAACTCGCCGACCGCATCGCCGTGCTCAACGACGGCAGGATCGCCGCCGAGGGCACCGCCGAGGAACTGAAGCGGCTCATCCCCGGTGGGCACGTCCGGCTCCGCTTCTCCGACCCGTCCGCCTATCAGTCGGCCGCCGTCGCCCTGCGCGAGGCCACCCGCGACGACGAGGCGCTGGCCCTGCAGATCCCCAGCGACGGCAGCCAGCGCGAGCTGCGCTCCGTCCTCGACTGGCTGGACGCGGCCGGCGTCGAGGCCGACGAGCTGACCGTGCACACCCCCGACCTCGACGACGTGTTCTTCGCCCTGACCAGCAGCAGCACCACCGTGCCCACCCAGCCGAACCAGCCCAAGGAGAACGTCCGATGA
- a CDS encoding toxin-antitoxin system HicB family antitoxin codes for MDLTPYVDTLRRELAVAAEAGGDEARELAERLTAPLESATRLTMLNVLSAAMDEITRELAPGSVDVRLRGLDPDFVVTPPPTYGGAPAEPAAPVEPLHTPAPADIDEGGTARVNLRLPAHLKARAEEAAAREGLSVNAWLVRTVSAAVDGGTRPRTTEKSQTVGQSFTGWVR; via the coding sequence ATGGACCTCACCCCGTATGTCGACACCCTCCGCCGCGAACTCGCGGTGGCCGCCGAAGCCGGTGGCGACGAAGCCCGCGAGCTGGCCGAGAGGCTCACCGCTCCCCTGGAGTCGGCGACCCGGCTGACCATGCTCAACGTGCTCTCCGCCGCGATGGACGAGATCACCCGCGAGCTCGCCCCCGGCTCGGTCGACGTACGGCTGCGCGGGCTCGACCCCGACTTCGTGGTGACACCGCCGCCCACCTACGGCGGCGCCCCCGCGGAACCGGCCGCGCCCGTCGAACCGCTCCACACCCCGGCTCCGGCCGACATCGACGAGGGCGGCACCGCCCGCGTCAATCTGCGTCTGCCAGCCCACCTCAAGGCCCGCGCCGAGGAGGCCGCGGCCCGCGAGGGCCTCTCGGTCAACGCGTGGCTGGTGCGCACCGTGTCGGCCGCGGTCGACGGCGGCACCCGACCGCGTACGACGGAGAAGTCCCAGACCGTCGGACAGAGCTTCACGGGCTGGGTGCGCTAG